In Paraglaciecola sp. T6c, the sequence ATTAATGCGATCAGCTTCTTCTGCTAACGATGCCGCAGAGCCAGCAGATTTAGCCACATCAGTGGCTAAATCGCCAACTTTGTTCATGGTGTTAGACATAGCATCTGTTGCTTGGCGGCAATCTTGGTGAACACTGGTCACTTTTTCTGATGTGTGGCTAATATTACGAGTCACTTCATTGATGGATGCCACCATTTCCTCAACCGCAGTGGCGACTTGAGTTAATTCATATGCTTCATCTTCTACGCTTTTCTTCGTTCTCATTACGGCTTGCTGTAAAAACTTTACACCCGCATCTAAGGATGAAGTGCTATCAACCACTCGTCCGAGAATGGTGCTCACTTTCCCTTCTTGCATTTTCAATGCAAAAATACTAACCCCTGCGATCCCATCTGATGCGAAAATGGCACGGGAGACACTGTCATATTGAGCTCGTAGAGATCTTGCGTGGCGCCGCACATAAAGCAACTCCCCCTTAAAAATGACATAGGGTAGAGGAAAAAGGAACAGAGCAAAAAAAGGAGACACAAAAGTTAATGCAATGAACACTGTTGCTAAAATACTATAGAGCATGTCTTTGGCGCTCCATTTATCATCGAACCAACCAAATGCATTGCCCCCTTTATTCAATTTGGCATACAGTTGTTGCGCTTTCTTTTTGTAAGGCCCGATAAGGTGGGTTCTTACGGACTGGTATCCCTTGAGTTCACCTTCTTCAAAAACAGGCGTAACGAACGCATCGACCCAATAATACCCACCTCCTTTGCACCGGTTTTTTACCGCTCCTCTCCATGCTTGTTTTGCCTTGAGTTTCCCCCACATGTCAGCAAATGCCGCTTTGGGCATGTCGGGATGTCTAACTATGTTGTGGTGTTGACCAATCAACTCTTCGCGAGAAAATCCTGAAACGTGACAAAAGTGGTCATTCACATATTGAATGATGCCGTTAGTGTCAGTCGTTGATACTAATTCTTCCCCGATTGCTACAGATACTTCACGCTCAATACTATCGTTCCGCACTTTACTCATGTTAGCTCCTTGCTATAGCGTCTAGTGATAATCAGTGCCTAGGGATTGATAGGAATTCATACACTCACACTCATTTCTTTGTTTCTATCTGCATTTATAGTGGGTATCGACAAGCGACTCAAAAACTATACTAAAGTCTATGTTATTTTAAAGGTTATCAATAGGAAAGATGTCTAAATTGAAAATGAAGTGACGTTTCGTTAAGTCATTAAAAACAAAAATTTAATCATATTAAAAGTCAGTACAAATATTACTAGAACATTTAACCGGTCATTTACTGACTCAGTGGTTTATTCGTCTTGCCAGCGGTGCTTAATTTCTAAAATTTCAGGCAAGCAACCTTTAAATAAGGCAACAAGAGCGGGATCAAAATGCTTACCACTTTGTGCATGAATGAAATCCACTGCCTCTTGTACGGGCCAAGCATCTTTGTAAGGTCGTTTACTTGTGAGTGCATCGAACACATCAGCTATGGCGACGATACGGCCCTCCAGAGGAATATTTTCTCCCTTTAACCCATTCGGATAGCCTGTGCCATCCCATTTCTCATGATGTGTTAGTGATACCGTTTTCGCTAGCGCAATCAGATCTGAGTCTGAATCACCCAGTATTTCAGCACCGATTTCCGGGTGCGTTTTCATAATAGTGAACTCTTCATCGGTTAATTTTCCCGGCTTGAGCATGATGCTATCCGGAATACCGATTTTACCTATGTCATGCATGGGCGCTGCGTGCAGTAAATTGTCGGCAGCGGTTTCGGTCAAACCATAGGCCAACGCCATAATTTTAGAATAATGACTCATGCGCAAAATGTGGGTGCCTGTTTCATTATCTTTGTATTCTGACGCCCTACCCAAACGTTGGATCACTTGTAAACGGGTTCGCCTTAACTCATCAGCTTGTACTAAAGATAAATGCGTACGCACTCGCGCCTTAACAACCGCTGGTGAAACCGGCTTAGTGATGTAATCAACTGCACCGACATCGAATCCTTTGGCTTCATCAACTTCGTCATTTAGCGCAGTAACGAACATGACCGGAATCGCTCTTGTCTGTCGGCTATCTTTGAGACTTTTACACACTTCGAATCCTGTCATACCGGGCATCATGACGTCTAATAGAATTAAATCGGGTAAATCCCGCTCTACCAAGCGCAGCGCTTCTTCACCACTTTTGGCAAACGATAATCGGTATAGATCGCCAAGGATCCTCTTTAGTACTCTTAGGTTAGCCGGCTCATCATCGACGATAAGTACTTTTTGCTTGGTATTATGCTCACTTAACATGGTGTAAATTCATTCTCTTAATTCTTTGGACGTTTGTTACGACAGACTCGACATACTAAGCTGTTGTAATTGATGAACAGCTTGTTCAAATTCAAAATCATCTAATGCGTTTTGTATGCTTTTGCATCTATCCAATATAGTCTTATTTGCACCGTCAACCAGTGCTTGGGCTGTCTCTTCGTCGTATTCATTGTTTTGCGCTGAAGTTATAAGCGTTTCAATAATATCGACAAGCTCTTTTTTACTGAGTGTTTCATGGTTGTCTAGCTGAGAGTCTGTATCCGCTCCAACTTGCTGGGTGGCCAAGTAGCTATTTATTGCATCGAAGGCGCTATCGATATCCTTAAACACACTACCAAGATCTTGTGTGTTTTTTATCATTGCGCAGCGCTCTGCATCACTGATTAAATCGCTCAGCTGGGTTAGCGCTAGATTGCCAGTCAGCCCTTTAAAAGTATGCAGCTTGGTTTGTATCTCCTGCCAATTAGGAGCCACTTGCATGCGCCCTAGTGCAACAATATTACTTTGGTTGTTTTCCATGAACGCGCTAACTTCTTTGAGCCAAACGCTTTTATCGCCCCACAAACTGATCCCCTGGCGTTCATTTATTACATGTGAATCATTAGAATTGACCTCAGTAGGGTCTTCAATTTCACAGCTTAAATCGACTCCCAAAGCTTGGGCAATTTCTACATTTAAAAGCTCTATATCAACGGGCTTATTGGCAAATCCATCCATCCCTGCGTCTAAAGCAGCTTGTTTGTCCTCGGCTAATACGCTGGCGGTAAGGGCAATGATCGGCAAATAGGGCAAACTTTCAGTCTGCTCTTGTTTACGCCGCTCTTTTGCAGATGTGAGGCCATCCATGATGGGCATCTGAATATCCATCAATACAAGGTCAACCTTTTCGCTACGCATCCTAAGCAGTGCCTGTTTACCATCGCGAGCCGTCACAACCGTATGTCCTTGACGCTTCATTAACAGTGACAGCAGGTCGATATTTTGTTGAATATCATCAACAATTAACATAGTTAAAGGGGGTAAAGTACAGCGCTGATAAATCACGTCCATTGACTCATCAGATTTAGGCGGCGCGAGAGGCAAAGAAAACGAGAAACAGCTTCCTTTACCAAACTCACTGGTTGCCGATATTTTACCGCCCATGAGTTCAACAAGTTGTTTGCTGATCGTCGTTCCAAGGCCAGTGCCTCCAAAACGCCTACTCATACTGGCATCGGCTTGTCCAAAGGCATCAAATACCAAGGCTAGCTGCTCTGGCGTCATCCCTATACCAGTATCACTTACCGAGAAGTCAATACAGCCGCTCGGTTTTACGCCTATGTTGATATCAATTCCGCCCTCTAAGGTAAACTTGATTGCGTTGCCAACAATATTAGTCAGAACCTGCCGGATCCTGTCCGGAGCGCCGTGAAATTGATTCTCCACGGCTGGATCAATATTGACATTCAGATACAAATTTTTGTTGCTTGCACCAAGCCAAAGCGTTGAAACAACTGAGTCAACTTCTTCTATTAATGAGAAGTCGCGCATCTCTAAATCAAATTTCCCTTTGTCTAGTTTGGCGCTGTCTAAAATGTCGTTCAAGAGGTGCAGCAAGGACTTTGCAGATTTATTTATTGTAGTAAGGTGCTTTTTCTGGTCAGGCTCAATTGCATCATCTAACAAGATGTCACTGAAACCGATGATCGCATTCATCGGGGTACGGATCTCGTGGCTCATATTGGCTAGAAAAGCAGCCCTCGCAGAAGCAGCTTGTTCAGCTTTGTCCTTGGCTAAGAGTAATGATTGTTCCATTTCCTTACGTTCGGTGATATCCATGATAAAGCCATCTAGCCATCGTTGCCCTGACTCCTCGTCATCAACATGTGTACCATAACCAAGCAACCAACGAATATCGCCCTTTGCATTGTATATACGGTATTCCAGTTGAAATTCCCCATGGGGAAGTACTTTTTGCGTAATATCCGCAATATCGTCTGGGTGAACATGTTCATAAAAATGGCGCTTGGGATCAGGCGAGATGTAATCTTCCGCTGGATAACCTGTTATTGATTCAACCGCGTCACTGATAAACACCATGGGCCAGTTTTCCATATTCTTGCAGCGATAAGCAATACCTGGAATATTGCTGATCAAAGAGCGAAATTGTGCTTCGCGTTCGCGCAGTGCTCGCTCCATTTCGATGCGATACCGCAAGTCGGACATAAATGCCACGAAATGACTTTCTTTATTTAACCGAACATGACCTATTGCTAAACGTATCGGGATCAAACTGCCATCGAAGTGCTTAATAAGAGCGTCTCTTCCTCGACCTAAAGCATGGCCATTGTCCTGAGTACGATCGATAAGGTACTGATTAAATTCGTTGATATTCTCCTTTCTTATTAACACGCGCACATCTTGTCCAATGATGTCGTCAGAACGACAACCGACTAACTGGCAGAATGCGTCATTGGCGCTGTCTACAATGCCGTTACTGTCAAACCCTAACACCCCATCCACTGACGTGTTTATGGTTGCACGCAACCGTGCTTCATTTATTCGTGCTTTCTCAGTCAACTCTTTATATTTAAGCACCATGTTTGAGGCCAGTACGAGCACGATAATCCCAATGGTAATAAGCGCCACAGTGAAGCCTAAATATTGAGAAATGTACGCGCTTTGACTTGAAAATTCGAAACCTGGGGGGCGAACAAATCGTGCGGCTGCCATGCCTATATAATGCATGCCTGAGATAGCTAACCCCATAACGATTGCGGAAATGACGTTACGATAAACTTTACCGTAACGCATAGTATCCATGAAGGTCAGCCCGAAGCGGATCCATAGCGAGAGCATTGAAAATACCACGGCAAAAACTATAGAGAGCGCGAACGTACCCAGGTCGTAACGCAGTTTTGGCGCCATTTCCATCGCACTCATGCCTACATAGTGCATAGTACCGATACCTGCCCCCATCAGAATGCCGCTTACCAGCAAACGATTCACAGAAACTGTTTTACGGGTGATGGTCGTCAGCGCAACCCAAGACGCTAAAATACTTGGTAGAGTTGAGGTAGCCGTGAGGCCAGCACTGTAGGCAATAGGTGTGCACAAAGAAAACGCCAACATACCGACGAAGTGCATCGCCCAAACTCCCCCGCCTAAGGCTACACTGGCTACGAGGGACAAGATCCTTCTTTTAACAACATTTTCCATGTAAGCACTTTGAGATGCGACGAGCATTGCCATGAATGACGCAAAAATCGCCAAACCGACTGATACAATAAGCAACATCAGGTCAAATTCGCCTACGATCAGTAAATTGTCGTCTACGGGCGCAAACATTGTTTTTACAGCTTCATACAT encodes:
- a CDS encoding response regulator is translated as MLSEHNTKQKVLIVDDEPANLRVLKRILGDLYRLSFAKSGEEALRLVERDLPDLILLDVMMPGMTGFEVCKSLKDSRQTRAIPVMFVTALNDEVDEAKGFDVGAVDYITKPVSPAVVKARVRTHLSLVQADELRRTRLQVIQRLGRASEYKDNETGTHILRMSHYSKIMALAYGLTETAADNLLHAAPMHDIGKIGIPDSIMLKPGKLTDEEFTIMKTHPEIGAEILGDSDSDLIALAKTVSLTHHEKWDGTGYPNGLKGENIPLEGRIVAIADVFDALTSKRPYKDAWPVQEAVDFIHAQSGKHFDPALVALFKGCLPEILEIKHRWQDE
- a CDS encoding MHYT domain-containing protein, which gives rise to MYEAVKTMFAPVDDNLLIVGEFDLMLLIVSVGLAIFASFMAMLVASQSAYMENVVKRRILSLVASVALGGGVWAMHFVGMLAFSLCTPIAYSAGLTATSTLPSILASWVALTTITRKTVSVNRLLVSGILMGAGIGTMHYVGMSAMEMAPKLRYDLGTFALSIVFAVVFSMLSLWIRFGLTFMDTMRYGKVYRNVISAIVMGLAISGMHYIGMAAARFVRPPGFEFSSQSAYISQYLGFTVALITIGIIVLVLASNMVLKYKELTEKARINEARLRATINTSVDGVLGFDSNGIVDSANDAFCQLVGCRSDDIIGQDVRVLIRKENINEFNQYLIDRTQDNGHALGRGRDALIKHFDGSLIPIRLAIGHVRLNKESHFVAFMSDLRYRIEMERALREREAQFRSLISNIPGIAYRCKNMENWPMVFISDAVESITGYPAEDYISPDPKRHFYEHVHPDDIADITQKVLPHGEFQLEYRIYNAKGDIRWLLGYGTHVDDEESGQRWLDGFIMDITERKEMEQSLLLAKDKAEQAASARAAFLANMSHEIRTPMNAIIGFSDILLDDAIEPDQKKHLTTINKSAKSLLHLLNDILDSAKLDKGKFDLEMRDFSLIEEVDSVVSTLWLGASNKNLYLNVNIDPAVENQFHGAPDRIRQVLTNIVGNAIKFTLEGGIDINIGVKPSGCIDFSVSDTGIGMTPEQLALVFDAFGQADASMSRRFGGTGLGTTISKQLVELMGGKISATSEFGKGSCFSFSLPLAPPKSDESMDVIYQRCTLPPLTMLIVDDIQQNIDLLSLLMKRQGHTVVTARDGKQALLRMRSEKVDLVLMDIQMPIMDGLTSAKERRKQEQTESLPYLPIIALTASVLAEDKQAALDAGMDGFANKPVDIELLNVEIAQALGVDLSCEIEDPTEVNSNDSHVINERQGISLWGDKSVWLKEVSAFMENNQSNIVALGRMQVAPNWQEIQTKLHTFKGLTGNLALTQLSDLISDAERCAMIKNTQDLGSVFKDIDSAFDAINSYLATQQVGADTDSQLDNHETLSKKELVDIIETLITSAQNNEYDEETAQALVDGANKTILDRCKSIQNALDDFEFEQAVHQLQQLSMSSLS
- a CDS encoding methyl-accepting chemotaxis protein, which produces MSKVRNDSIEREVSVAIGEELVSTTDTNGIIQYVNDHFCHVSGFSREELIGQHHNIVRHPDMPKAAFADMWGKLKAKQAWRGAVKNRCKGGGYYWVDAFVTPVFEEGELKGYQSVRTHLIGPYKKKAQQLYAKLNKGGNAFGWFDDKWSAKDMLYSILATVFIALTFVSPFFALFLFPLPYVIFKGELLYVRRHARSLRAQYDSVSRAIFASDGIAGVSIFALKMQEGKVSTILGRVVDSTSSLDAGVKFLQQAVMRTKKSVEDEAYELTQVATAVEEMVASINEVTRNISHTSEKVTSVHQDCRQATDAMSNTMNKVGDLATDVAKSAGSAASLAEEADRINDVMQEIQGIADQTNLLALNAAIEAARAGEHGRGFSVVADEVRALSSRTHNATTQIQTSVSEIQSTLLTWSQTLDEGKNAAQSCVEETRQTQDLVNKVYDDVSDIAQSASQMSIAADEQSSTAASISSNITNISDASKHNLEQVERVEQEAQSISMRSKALAAMGLTFG